A region from the Desulfoglaeba alkanexedens ALDC genome encodes:
- a CDS encoding FmdB family zinc ribbon protein: MPTYTYRCHACGQIFQRFQSMGDASVVVCPDCGGPVERLIGGGGGFIMKGYGQGGGRGGRGRGAGGCAFERTGRTCCGRSEPCDRSRWGGGH; this comes from the coding sequence ATGCCAACGTATACGTATCGTTGTCACGCCTGCGGGCAGATCTTTCAGCGTTTTCAGAGCATGGGCGACGCGTCGGTGGTCGTTTGTCCGGACTGCGGCGGGCCCGTTGAGCGGCTTATCGGAGGCGGTGGCGGTTTCATCATGAAGGGCTATGGGCAGGGGGGCGGTCGCGGCGGCAGGGGACGAGGCGCCGGCGGGTGCGCCTTTGAGCGCACCGGGCGGACCTGCTGCGGCCGCAGCGAACCGTGCGACCGGTCGAGATGGGGAGGTGGGCATTGA
- a CDS encoding ASKHA domain-containing protein yields MKKDGIQWEIPREASRSRGLRPLVEAPFLRLPRPNLDDNTADLDRLERALAQRGITPLRFDPRTLGEMAGKVREGDFEVCPVVGREGDGWALIDVVPGASPGDVLGFALDCGTSRLAFYLVDLASGKRLAERSVPNPQIPFGEDILSRIVKARRRDGLEALQRCLINACNETTAALLSEQGRSPSDVYAFTVAGNTTMSHFFLGLDPANLCREPYIPVANHFPFYRAADLGLAIHPRALVYVFPNVGAYFGGDLIAGIVACGLHHREDLSMLVDVGTNAEVVLGNRDWLIACAGAAGPALEGGVVERGMMAAPGAIDWIRIDPGSLEPTYRVIGGGKPVGICGSGLIDLVAEMFMAGILTIQGKINTQLRSPRIVELPDGPAYIVAFADETADGMDLAVSEVDIGILLKSKAAMYTILNVITRKVGVSLQDVKHIFIAGTFGNHIDPAMAIRIGMLPDLPLDTYQGVGNTAGEGAAMLLLDRELLEVVEKLRTRITYIELNVNMELMNEFRGATFLPHTDPRLFPSVKIPERALGRGALREEWPRGGP; encoded by the coding sequence ATGAAAAAAGACGGGATTCAGTGGGAGATCCCCCGGGAGGCTTCGAGGAGCAGGGGATTAAGGCCTCTGGTGGAAGCCCCGTTTCTGAGGCTCCCCAGGCCGAACTTGGACGACAACACCGCGGACCTGGACCGGCTGGAACGGGCGCTGGCTCAGCGAGGTATAACACCTTTGAGGTTCGATCCCCGGACCTTGGGCGAGATGGCGGGAAAGGTTCGCGAAGGCGATTTCGAAGTCTGCCCGGTGGTGGGCCGAGAGGGGGACGGGTGGGCGCTGATCGATGTGGTTCCGGGGGCGTCGCCCGGAGACGTCTTGGGGTTCGCCCTGGATTGCGGCACCAGCCGCCTCGCGTTTTACCTGGTGGATCTCGCCTCAGGAAAGCGCCTGGCGGAACGCTCCGTCCCCAATCCGCAAATCCCCTTCGGGGAAGACATCCTCAGCCGGATTGTCAAAGCCCGCCGGCGGGACGGGCTGGAAGCCCTGCAGCGGTGCCTGATCAATGCCTGCAATGAAACCACGGCGGCCCTGCTTTCCGAACAGGGCCGGTCGCCGTCCGACGTTTACGCCTTCACGGTGGCGGGAAACACGACCATGAGCCATTTCTTCCTAGGGCTCGACCCGGCGAACCTCTGCAGGGAGCCTTACATCCCGGTCGCCAACCATTTTCCCTTCTATCGCGCGGCGGATTTAGGTCTCGCCATTCATCCCCGAGCCCTGGTCTACGTGTTTCCCAATGTGGGTGCCTATTTCGGCGGGGACTTGATCGCCGGGATCGTCGCCTGCGGATTGCATCACCGGGAAGATCTTTCCATGCTGGTGGATGTGGGGACCAACGCGGAAGTGGTTCTCGGGAACCGGGATTGGCTCATCGCCTGCGCCGGGGCGGCGGGCCCCGCGCTGGAAGGCGGCGTGGTGGAACGCGGCATGATGGCGGCGCCGGGAGCCATCGACTGGATCCGGATCGATCCCGGTTCGCTGGAGCCCACGTACCGGGTCATAGGCGGCGGAAAGCCGGTCGGGATCTGCGGGTCGGGCCTCATCGACCTGGTGGCCGAAATGTTCATGGCCGGGATCCTCACCATCCAGGGCAAGATCAACACGCAGCTCCGATCCCCCCGGATCGTGGAACTTCCCGACGGGCCGGCCTACATCGTGGCCTTCGCCGACGAGACCGCGGACGGGATGGATCTGGCGGTTTCCGAGGTGGACATCGGGATTCTGCTCAAGTCCAAGGCCGCCATGTACACGATCCTGAACGTGATCACCCGGAAGGTGGGGGTGAGCCTGCAGGACGTGAAGCACATCTTCATCGCCGGGACTTTCGGCAACCACATCGATCCGGCCATGGCCATCCGGATCGGCATGCTGCCCGACCTCCCCCTCGATACCTACCAGGGGGTCGGAAACACCGCCGGAGAAGGTGCCGCGATGCTCCTGCTGGACCGGGAACTCCTGGAAGTCGTCGAAAAGCTCAGGACCCGGATCACGTACATTGAACTTAACGTCAACATGGAACTCATGAACGAATTTCGGGGCGCGACGTTTCTGCCTCACACGGACCCGCGGCTGTTCCCTTCGGTGAAGATTCCTGAAAGAGCCCTGGGCCGTGGCGCTTTGAGGGAGGAGTGGCCGCGTGGGGGGCCGTGA
- a CDS encoding damage-control phosphatase ARMT1 family protein, with the protein MKTFHDCLPCFVAQAVSALERCGLDEAAFQETMRAVLGELARVDFAVPPPAVVRNLYRLIRQATGTRDPYAAEKQHSNRLAHAMAEKFRKKIEASEDGFIARLKLALAANSIDYGRYGRLQEDDVLEAMETALAAPVDPDAAAALRQAVAEADRILYLCDNAGEIVFDRLLIEVLPRDKITAVVRGMPVINDATLEDARAAGLTEMVRVMDNGSDAPGTLLETCSPAFRDCFAAADLIIAKGQGNFETLSETRGKQIFFLLKVKCPLIARDIGQPTGRLVVKPHLLPAGDAKP; encoded by the coding sequence ATGAAAACATTCCACGACTGCCTGCCTTGTTTCGTGGCCCAGGCCGTTTCCGCCCTGGAACGCTGCGGGCTTGACGAAGCGGCCTTTCAGGAAACGATGCGCGCCGTGTTGGGGGAATTGGCTCGGGTCGATTTCGCCGTCCCACCTCCAGCGGTGGTGCGAAACCTCTATCGCCTGATCCGGCAAGCCACCGGTACAAGAGATCCCTACGCGGCGGAGAAACAACACTCCAATCGCCTCGCCCATGCCATGGCGGAAAAGTTCAGGAAGAAAATCGAAGCTTCCGAAGACGGTTTCATCGCCCGGCTCAAGCTGGCGCTGGCGGCCAACAGCATCGACTACGGAAGATACGGCCGGTTGCAGGAAGACGATGTTCTGGAAGCGATGGAAACGGCCTTGGCGGCGCCGGTGGACCCGGATGCCGCCGCCGCACTGCGCCAGGCGGTGGCCGAAGCGGACCGGATTCTCTATCTTTGCGACAATGCGGGGGAGATTGTCTTCGACCGCCTGCTGATAGAAGTTTTGCCCCGCGACAAAATAACTGCGGTGGTGCGCGGCATGCCGGTGATCAACGACGCCACCCTGGAAGATGCCCGGGCGGCGGGGCTTACCGAGATGGTCCGGGTGATGGACAACGGCTCCGATGCCCCGGGGACCTTGTTGGAAACCTGTTCGCCGGCGTTCCGGGACTGTTTTGCCGCGGCGGACCTGATCATTGCCAAGGGTCAGGGCAATTTCGAAACCCTGAGCGAAACGCGCGGCAAACAGATCTTCTTTCTGCTCAAGGTCAAATGCCCCCTCATCGCCCGGGACATAGGCCAGCCCACCGGTCGCCTGGTGGTGAAGCCGCACCTTCTCCCGGCAGGCGATGCAAAGCCCTGA
- a CDS encoding YkgJ family cysteine cluster protein, translated as MVRGRQSIPLPELLREPPEDLQEGVRGYQRAMAEALAENARLVDVGKWREERVLPAQFFRNYEKALQLFDESTRFILGHLRRSGYNVACAMGCSHCCRQIPLGVEGVEILYLYFGLQQTGLHDRFFRRALEREELWAEVCRWRDVGEAAHGGPGAEQEAYLFHYCRHGEPCPFLEGDLCRVYLYRPIACRMHFSLSAPYLCGPSMLESEEALQINLEPGERVWDALETLSGVLGLQLSDRLVCGFLEFVVNHMRFAKIQEAES; from the coding sequence ATGGTCAGAGGAAGGCAATCCATTCCATTGCCCGAGCTGCTCCGGGAGCCTCCCGAAGATCTGCAGGAAGGGGTTCGCGGTTATCAGCGGGCGATGGCGGAAGCCCTCGCGGAAAACGCCCGGCTGGTGGATGTAGGCAAGTGGCGGGAGGAACGGGTGCTCCCCGCCCAGTTCTTTCGGAACTATGAAAAGGCGTTGCAACTCTTCGACGAATCCACCCGCTTTATCCTTGGGCATTTGAGGCGTTCCGGCTACAATGTGGCCTGCGCGATGGGTTGTTCGCACTGCTGCCGCCAGATTCCGCTGGGCGTGGAAGGTGTCGAGATTCTCTACCTTTACTTCGGGCTCCAGCAGACAGGACTCCACGATCGTTTTTTCCGCAGGGCGCTGGAACGCGAGGAGCTCTGGGCGGAAGTCTGCCGGTGGCGGGATGTGGGCGAAGCTGCGCACGGCGGGCCGGGCGCGGAACAGGAAGCCTATCTTTTCCACTACTGCCGGCATGGAGAGCCCTGTCCGTTCTTGGAAGGGGACCTGTGCCGGGTGTACCTTTACCGCCCGATCGCGTGCCGCATGCACTTCAGCCTTTCGGCGCCTTACCTTTGCGGACCTTCGATGCTGGAAAGCGAGGAGGCGCTTCAGATCAATCTGGAGCCGGGTGAACGGGTCTGGGACGCGTTGGAGACGTTGAGCGGGGTCTTGGGGCTGCAACTGTCCGACCGGCTGGTGTGCGGTTTTCTGGAATTCGTGGTGAACCACATGCGGTTTGCAAAGATTCAAGAAGCGGAGTCATGA
- a CDS encoding DUF5320 domain-containing protein codes for MPGGDRTGPLGQGPRTGRGLGYCTGNAAPGFTVGYGGWGRGWGGRFGGGFRGRRFWGYGRGWGAWAPAVYPYPYVGPLDPEVERRDLQDQASFLQRQMDDIQQRLASMEKPAGREA; via the coding sequence ATGCCGGGTGGAGACAGAACAGGCCCGCTGGGCCAAGGACCCCGTACGGGACGCGGATTGGGATACTGCACCGGAAACGCCGCTCCCGGTTTCACGGTTGGTTACGGCGGCTGGGGACGGGGTTGGGGCGGCCGTTTCGGCGGCGGTTTCCGGGGGCGTCGTTTTTGGGGGTATGGACGCGGTTGGGGCGCGTGGGCACCGGCCGTTTATCCGTATCCTTACGTCGGCCCTCTGGATCCCGAAGTCGAACGCCGCGACTTGCAGGACCAGGCATCTTTCCTGCAGCGGCAGATGGATGATATTCAGCAGCGTCTGGCATCCATGGAAAAGCCGGCAGGTCGGGAAGCCTAG
- a CDS encoding radical SAM protein, which produces MSRLRRYVFGPVPSRRLGRSLGIDLVPFKTCSYDCIYCQLGRTTDLTVQRREYVPLEAVLADLQAGLARRPDYVTLSGSGEPTLYSRLGELIAGIKRLTDTPVAVLTNGSLLSDPQVRRELAGADLLIPSLDAGDPQVFAAVNRPHPSIDFDTMVAGLVAMRREFSGHFWLEVFILEGFTSDPVQLEKLVRHVKAVAPERVQLNTVCRPPAEDFANGVSLERLAELARRFEPEAEVIADFRGVHQLGEFAAGRQEMLDLLRRRPCTAGGIADGLQMHLNAVAKYLEELVTQGLVESTRSGGVVYYRARAETDVSA; this is translated from the coding sequence TTGAGCCGCCTCCGCCGTTATGTTTTCGGTCCAGTCCCCTCCCGACGGCTCGGGCGCAGCCTGGGCATTGATCTCGTCCCGTTTAAGACATGCAGCTACGACTGCATCTACTGCCAGTTGGGGCGAACCACCGACCTGACGGTCCAGCGCCGCGAGTACGTACCCCTGGAGGCGGTGCTGGCCGACCTACAGGCCGGTCTTGCCCGGCGCCCGGACTACGTTACCTTGAGCGGCTCCGGAGAGCCGACCCTCTATTCGAGGCTCGGCGAGCTGATCGCCGGCATCAAGCGCCTCACCGACACCCCGGTGGCAGTGCTGACCAACGGTTCGCTGCTCTCAGATCCCCAGGTGCGCCGCGAACTGGCCGGGGCGGATCTGTTGATTCCGTCCCTGGACGCCGGCGACCCGCAGGTGTTCGCCGCTGTCAACCGTCCCCATCCATCCATCGATTTCGATACCATGGTAGCCGGTCTGGTCGCCATGCGCCGGGAGTTCAGCGGCCATTTCTGGCTCGAGGTGTTCATCCTGGAGGGGTTTACATCCGATCCGGTGCAACTGGAGAAATTGGTCCGGCACGTCAAGGCGGTCGCCCCGGAGCGGGTCCAGCTTAATACGGTGTGCCGTCCGCCGGCGGAGGACTTTGCCAACGGGGTCTCCCTGGAGCGCCTGGCCGAGCTGGCCCGGCGGTTTGAGCCCGAAGCCGAAGTGATAGCCGATTTTCGCGGCGTGCACCAGCTAGGCGAGTTCGCCGCCGGCCGCCAGGAGATGCTCGACTTGCTGCGCCGGCGCCCCTGCACGGCCGGCGGCATCGCCGACGGCCTGCAGATGCACCTGAACGCGGTAGCCAAGTACCTGGAAGAGCTTGTCACCCAGGGGTTGGTGGAATCCACCCGCAGCGGGGGGGTCGTATATTACCGCGCCCGCGCAGAGACGGACGTTTCCGCATAA
- the rpsR gene encoding 30S ribosomal protein S18, whose protein sequence is MAVKRRRRRVFRRRRVCRFCADSSLKIDYKDPRSLRYFMTERGKIIPRRISDNCAKHQRELTLAIKRARQIALLPYTVGHQV, encoded by the coding sequence ATGGCCGTGAAGCGTAGAAGACGACGAGTGTTCCGGCGCCGGCGGGTTTGCCGTTTCTGTGCCGACAGCAGTCTGAAGATCGATTATAAGGACCCCCGGAGCCTCCGCTATTTCATGACCGAACGGGGGAAAATCATCCCCAGGCGGATTTCGGACAACTGCGCCAAGCACCAGCGCGAACTGACGCTCGCCATCAAGCGGGCCCGCCAGATCGCCCTGCTGCCTTATACGGTGGGGCACCAGGTCTAG
- the rpsF gene encoding 30S ribosomal protein S6 codes for MFKRKYECFFILEPELSEENMAGVGDKLKGVVETNGGTVVSYVPWGKKKLAYPVKKRHYGHYVLMEFASDPALVMELERNMRLDERVLKFITVKVDEKWDPEKEVSAPKSAPAPSDEEEEASREESEEGEAYEGEEEEEEEEE; via the coding sequence ATGTTCAAGCGAAAGTACGAGTGTTTTTTTATCCTGGAACCGGAGCTTTCCGAAGAAAACATGGCCGGTGTCGGCGACAAGCTCAAGGGCGTCGTGGAAACCAACGGCGGGACGGTGGTGAGCTACGTCCCCTGGGGGAAGAAGAAGCTGGCCTATCCGGTCAAGAAGCGCCATTACGGCCATTACGTGCTCATGGAATTCGCTTCCGATCCCGCGCTGGTCATGGAACTGGAACGGAACATGCGCCTCGACGAACGCGTGCTCAAGTTCATCACCGTGAAGGTGGACGAAAAATGGGATCCTGAAAAGGAAGTGAGCGCTCCGAAGAGCGCCCCGGCTCCGAGCGATGAAGAGGAAGAGGCTTCCCGGGAGGAATCCGAAGAAGGGGAGGCCTACGAGGGCGAGGAAGAAGAGGAAGAGGAAGAGGAGTGA
- a CDS encoding NifB/NifX family molybdenum-iron cluster-binding protein encodes MWFAMLMGMKIAIPHWQEWVSPVFDVCGRLLVVEAEEGREIGRSDVVVTGHDPLDRVAQVKALGIDVLICGAISRTMEAALAAAGIRVWAEVCGPVEAVLAGFLARGRTAACHRMPGCRRRHRRHGHGCH; translated from the coding sequence ATGTGGTTTGCTATGCTAATGGGTATGAAGATCGCCATTCCGCATTGGCAAGAGTGGGTGTCGCCCGTGTTCGATGTCTGCGGCCGGCTCCTGGTAGTGGAGGCGGAAGAAGGTCGGGAGATCGGACGCAGCGATGTCGTTGTCACCGGACACGATCCCCTGGACCGGGTGGCGCAGGTCAAGGCGTTGGGAATCGACGTACTGATCTGCGGGGCGATATCCAGAACCATGGAGGCGGCCTTGGCCGCGGCCGGAATCCGCGTTTGGGCGGAGGTCTGCGGCCCGGTGGAGGCGGTGTTGGCGGGTTTTCTGGCCCGTGGGCGCACTGCTGCCTGCCACCGGATGCCCGGATGTCGCCGGCGCCACCGCCGGCATGGCCACGGCTGCCATTGA
- a CDS encoding sigma-54 interaction domain-containing protein → MMTELSPHPILDAINEGVFTVDLDRRITGFNRAAERITGVRRAEAMGRRCFEVFRADICETDCAVARTLETGQPVINAAARIYAAGGRQVPIRVSTALLREADGQIIGAVETFQDLSRIEQLQKELEARYSFEDLIGRSPAMQTLFEILPRVAASQSTVLISGESGTGKELVARAVHNLSPRRQGPFVALNCGALPDTLLESELFGYKAGAFTDARKDKIGRFVAAQGGTLFLDEIGDVSAAMQVRLLRAVQERTVEPLGAVHPTPVDVRLVAATNKDLADLVRQGRFREDLYYRIRVVELRLPPLRERREDIPLLVDHFIARLNRLQGKDVTGVSNAVLMRLMEHNYPGNVRELKNILEHAFVLCQQGRIDIGHLPPELRPAGPAEVGHAGPMTLQAMERLMITEALRRHAGHRQQAAAELGIDPSTLYRKIRALKIPSPSVDGRGRRFKQA, encoded by the coding sequence ATGATGACTGAACTCAGTCCCCATCCCATCCTAGACGCCATCAACGAAGGCGTATTTACCGTCGACCTCGACCGGCGGATCACCGGATTCAACCGGGCCGCTGAACGCATCACCGGCGTCCGCCGCGCCGAGGCGATGGGCCGCCGCTGCTTCGAGGTCTTCCGCGCCGACATCTGCGAAACCGACTGTGCCGTGGCACGAACCCTGGAAACCGGCCAGCCGGTGATCAACGCCGCCGCACGCATCTATGCCGCCGGCGGCCGGCAGGTGCCCATCCGCGTCTCCACCGCCCTATTGCGCGAGGCCGACGGCCAGATCATCGGCGCCGTTGAAACATTCCAGGATCTCAGCCGCATCGAGCAACTGCAAAAGGAGCTGGAAGCCCGCTACAGCTTCGAGGACCTCATCGGCCGCAGCCCGGCCATGCAGACTCTCTTCGAAATTCTGCCACGGGTGGCGGCCAGCCAAAGCACCGTCCTGATCTCCGGGGAATCCGGGACCGGCAAAGAGTTGGTGGCCAGGGCCGTCCACAACCTTTCGCCCCGCCGCCAAGGCCCCTTTGTAGCCCTCAACTGCGGCGCCCTCCCCGACACTTTGCTGGAATCGGAGTTGTTCGGCTACAAGGCGGGAGCCTTCACCGACGCCCGCAAGGACAAGATCGGCCGCTTTGTGGCGGCCCAGGGCGGCACGCTGTTTCTCGACGAAATCGGCGACGTGTCGGCCGCCATGCAGGTTCGCCTGCTCCGCGCCGTGCAGGAGCGCACCGTGGAGCCGCTGGGTGCCGTCCATCCCACGCCGGTGGACGTCCGCCTGGTCGCGGCCACCAACAAGGACCTGGCGGACCTGGTGCGCCAGGGCCGCTTTCGGGAGGACCTTTATTACCGGATCCGGGTGGTGGAGCTGCGCCTGCCGCCCCTGAGGGAGCGCCGCGAGGACATCCCGCTGCTGGTGGACCATTTCATCGCCCGACTGAACCGGCTCCAAGGCAAGGATGTGACCGGCGTTTCCAACGCAGTGCTCATGCGCCTGATGGAACACAATTACCCGGGCAACGTGCGGGAGCTGAAAAACATCCTTGAGCACGCTTTCGTGCTCTGCCAGCAGGGACGTATCGACATCGGGCACTTGCCGCCGGAACTGCGGCCCGCCGGTCCCGCCGAGGTCGGCCACGCCGGCCCCATGACCCTTCAGGCCATGGAGCGACTCATGATCACCGAAGCCCTGCGCCGCCACGCCGGCCACCGGCAGCAGGCCGCCGCCGAGCTGGGGATCGACCCCAGCACGCTCTACCGCAAGATCCGCGCCTTGAAGATCCCGTCGCCCTCCGTGGACGGCCGCGGGCGGCGTTTCAAACAAGCTTAG
- a CDS encoding four helix bundle protein yields the protein MRIIKIVEQLPNTRTGNHVAGQLLRSGTSPYPNHGKPQAAESPKDFIHKLRISFLIKGT from the coding sequence GTGCGAATTATAAAGATCGTCGAACAGCTTCCAAATACCAGAACAGGCAACCATGTTGCGGGCCAATTGTTAAGATCGGGGACTTCACCTTATCCAAACCATGGTAAACCCCAGGCAGCCGAGTCCCCAAAGGACTTTATCCATAAGCTTCGTATCTCATTTCTTATTAAAGGAACCTAG
- a CDS encoding FtsB family cell division protein encodes MGGRDGISKSGRRYPFPGLRGIQILVWLLVAVNLGLAYAIVFSPSGIRGYRNKRSQVAELEALHAALAGENRRLFHKIQRLRNDPAFQEKMVREELGWVADDELVFFFVDGAGEVRNRENP; translated from the coding sequence GTGGGGGGCCGTGACGGGATTTCGAAATCGGGGCGCCGGTATCCTTTTCCGGGCCTTCGAGGAATCCAGATCCTCGTGTGGCTCCTGGTGGCGGTGAACCTGGGGCTGGCGTATGCCATCGTGTTTTCCCCTTCGGGCATCCGGGGTTACCGGAACAAGCGAAGCCAAGTCGCTGAACTGGAAGCCCTCCACGCCGCCCTGGCCGGCGAAAACCGGCGACTCTTTCATAAGATCCAACGACTTCGAAACGATCCGGCCTTCCAGGAAAAGATGGTGCGGGAGGAACTGGGATGGGTCGCCGACGACGAACTGGTCTTTTTCTTTGTCGATGGCGCCGGAGAAGTCAGAAACCGGGAAAATCCTTGA